A single region of the Candidatus Nitrospira nitrificans genome encodes:
- the treY gene encoding malto-oligosyltrehalose synthase has translation MTTTAGECRPGSFPRATYRLQLHRGFTFNDARAIVPYLHVLGISDCYLSPISKAVPGSDHGYDVIDPTVLNPELGTDEEFAEFIAAVKSHGMGVILDVVPNHMGITKALNRWWFDVLENGPSSRYASAFDIDWHPIKRELTDKVLLPILPDQYGAVLEEQDMQVVYEDGAFFLQCQDYRLPLAPKSWANLLSYRLECVIEKSEPTMPVLELQSILTAIRNLPSRDERELERVAERYREKEIIKKRLAALMEEDEGIRAFVMENVRLFNGEKGRSESFDQLDALLNDQVYRLASWKVASEEINYRRFFDINELAAIRMEDETVFQEAHRLLFQLVSDGVVRGCRIDHVDGLYDPGRYLARLRELTRLKQEDGSTPFYIVVEKILGREEPLPDWPIQGTTGYDFLNQVNGLFVACMHEKLFTDLYSKALGREVSYADLAYGCKQLIMRASMASELNVLGNQLNHISERDRRSRDFTLNNLTHAIREIIACFSVYRTYVTEGPDPVTERDASYIHMAVAQAKRRNPAISGQVFDFVRSILLKQRDARNTDDSDNQIRFVMKFQQTTSPVTAKGMEDTAFYRYHRLVSLNEVGGDPEHFGMPVEDFHKRMRDRQVRWPYALSASSTHDTKRSEDARARINVLSELPREWNMRVRRWKRLNRRHRRETEGEVLPDPNDEYLFYQTLIGIWPFEPMNDGAYRSFCARVQRYMRKAANEAKVHTSWINPNPTYDHALQGFVEAVLDRTKTNRFLEDFLPFQARVARYGLYNSLSQLLLKMTAPGIPDFFQGTELWSLHLVDPDNRSAVDYHIRTTMIEQLRRTVEQLGWNRARFVQSLFEQAHDGRIKLYISMMGLDCRRLRPELFQRGEYQPLECDGNKRQHVCAFARIQEGKALVAVVPRLVAVLNPDSQQTPIGEAVWEGSCIAAPPWPGPSEFRHLFTGEIVITESVRGRWVLPLAKVFQHCPIALLERLS, from the coding sequence CGCGACCTACCGCCTGCAACTCCACCGTGGCTTCACCTTCAACGATGCCCGCGCGATCGTTCCCTATCTCCACGTCTTGGGAATCTCGGACTGTTACCTGTCTCCGATCAGCAAGGCCGTTCCCGGCAGCGATCACGGGTACGACGTAATCGATCCTACCGTTCTGAATCCCGAGCTCGGCACCGATGAAGAGTTCGCGGAATTCATTGCCGCCGTGAAATCGCATGGAATGGGTGTGATTCTTGACGTCGTCCCGAACCATATGGGCATCACCAAAGCGTTGAATCGATGGTGGTTCGATGTGTTGGAAAACGGTCCGAGTTCTCGCTATGCCTCTGCGTTCGACATCGATTGGCATCCGATCAAGCGAGAATTGACGGATAAAGTATTGCTGCCCATCTTGCCGGATCAGTACGGCGCTGTCCTGGAAGAACAGGACATGCAGGTCGTGTATGAGGACGGCGCCTTCTTCTTGCAGTGCCAGGACTATCGTTTGCCGTTGGCTCCGAAGTCGTGGGCCAATCTTCTTTCGTATCGGTTGGAGTGTGTGATCGAGAAGAGCGAGCCGACGATGCCGGTGTTGGAATTGCAAAGCATCCTCACGGCGATCAGGAACTTGCCGAGTCGCGATGAGCGGGAGCTCGAACGGGTTGCGGAACGGTATCGCGAAAAAGAAATCATCAAAAAACGTTTGGCCGCGTTGATGGAGGAGGACGAGGGTATTCGCGCCTTCGTGATGGAGAACGTGAGGTTGTTCAATGGAGAGAAGGGTCGCTCGGAAAGCTTCGACCAGCTCGATGCGTTGCTCAACGATCAAGTGTATCGTCTCGCGTCATGGAAGGTGGCGTCCGAGGAGATCAATTATCGCAGGTTCTTCGACATCAACGAGCTGGCCGCGATTCGAATGGAAGACGAAACGGTGTTCCAGGAAGCTCACCGACTGTTGTTCCAGCTGGTGAGCGACGGCGTGGTGCGCGGATGTCGTATCGATCACGTGGATGGGCTCTATGATCCTGGGCGATACCTCGCGCGGCTGCGAGAGCTGACGAGACTCAAGCAGGAGGATGGTTCCACGCCGTTCTACATCGTCGTGGAAAAGATCCTCGGCCGAGAGGAGCCGCTGCCGGACTGGCCGATACAGGGCACGACCGGTTACGACTTCCTGAATCAGGTCAACGGTCTGTTCGTCGCGTGCATGCATGAGAAGTTGTTCACTGATCTCTATTCGAAAGCGCTGGGTCGCGAAGTGTCCTACGCGGACCTCGCCTACGGCTGCAAGCAATTGATCATGCGCGCGTCGATGGCCAGCGAGCTCAACGTCCTCGGCAACCAACTCAACCACATTTCGGAGCGAGACCGGCGGTCGCGCGACTTCACGCTGAACAATCTCACGCATGCCATCCGAGAGATCATCGCCTGTTTTTCGGTATATCGGACCTATGTGACCGAAGGACCGGATCCCGTGACCGAACGGGATGCCTCCTACATCCATATGGCGGTGGCGCAGGCGAAGCGACGAAATCCGGCCATCAGCGGGCAGGTGTTCGATTTCGTTCGGTCGATTCTTTTGAAACAACGTGACGCTCGCAATACGGACGACTCCGACAACCAAATCCGGTTCGTCATGAAGTTTCAGCAGACGACGAGTCCGGTGACGGCGAAAGGCATGGAGGACACGGCGTTCTATCGCTATCACCGACTGGTTTCACTCAATGAAGTGGGCGGAGATCCGGAGCATTTCGGAATGCCGGTGGAAGACTTTCATAAACGCATGCGCGACCGGCAGGTGCGGTGGCCCTATGCCCTCTCCGCCTCCTCAACGCATGATACCAAGCGGAGCGAAGATGCGAGGGCTCGGATCAATGTGCTGTCCGAGCTGCCGCGAGAGTGGAACATGCGCGTCAGACGCTGGAAGCGTTTGAATCGGCGGCACCGGCGTGAAACCGAAGGCGAAGTCCTGCCGGACCCGAACGACGAGTATTTGTTCTACCAGACACTCATCGGCATATGGCCGTTCGAACCGATGAACGACGGCGCGTACCGCAGTTTCTGTGCACGAGTGCAACGGTACATGCGGAAGGCGGCGAACGAGGCCAAGGTGCATACAAGTTGGATCAATCCTAATCCGACGTATGATCACGCGTTGCAAGGCTTCGTCGAGGCGGTGTTGGATCGCACGAAGACGAATCGGTTCCTGGAGGATTTTCTTCCGTTCCAGGCGCGTGTCGCTCGGTATGGGCTGTACAATTCGCTCTCGCAGCTTCTCCTGAAAATGACGGCGCCCGGCATTCCGGACTTTTTTCAGGGAACGGAGTTGTGGAGCCTCCACCTGGTCGATCCCGACAATCGTAGCGCCGTCGACTATCATATCCGAACGACGATGATCGAGCAGCTGCGGCGGACGGTCGAGCAATTGGGCTGGAACCGCGCGCGCTTCGTTCAGTCTTTGTTCGAACAAGCCCATGACGGGCGAATCAAGCTCTATATCTCGATGATGGGTTTGGACTGTCGACGTCTCCGACCGGAACTGTTCCAGCGCGGCGAATATCAGCCGTTGGAGTGTGACGGAAATAAAAGACAGCATGTTTGCGCCTTCGCTCGCATTCAAGAGGGGAAAGCGCTCGTCGCGGTGGTGCCCCGGCTTGTGGCCGTGCTGAACCCTGATTCGCAACAGACTCCGATCGGGGAGGCCGTGTGGGAGGGCAGTTGTATCGCCGCCCCGCCTTGGCCGGGGCCAAGCGAGTTTCGTCATCTTTTCACCGGGGAGATTGTGATCACCGAATCGGTACGTGGCCGGTGGGTCCTGCCCCTGGCAAAAGTCTTCCAGCACTGCCCTATCGCGCTCCTCGAGAGACTCTCCTGA